A region from the Terriglobia bacterium genome encodes:
- the fliR gene encoding flagellar biosynthetic protein FliR, translated as MMFSISFSIPQIMSFVIVLFRVAGIMVFAPFYSSSAFPAQIKVILPLIVALTLAPMVPQSLIPSEFGMVQVIAAALGEALIGMVLGLTASFIFGGLQLAGQIIGFQLGFSLINVIDPQSAVETSVISILNNFIGLTLFLLVNGHHWFFQAISESLQYLPAGGVQLKGPLVEEVLRLSGQIFVSGLRIAGPVVAVTAISDVVIGMIGRAAPQINILIVGMPVKTLVGLAGLSIAFYFLPTFLGESFFQLSRDLMGLVHHMR; from the coding sequence ATGATGTTTTCGATTTCGTTTTCCATTCCGCAGATCATGAGCTTTGTGATCGTGTTGTTTCGGGTCGCGGGGATCATGGTCTTTGCACCGTTTTACAGCAGCAGCGCATTCCCGGCGCAGATCAAAGTAATCCTCCCCCTGATCGTGGCGCTGACGCTGGCTCCAATGGTGCCTCAGTCTTTGATTCCTTCTGAATTCGGTATGGTGCAGGTAATTGCTGCTGCGCTTGGAGAGGCGCTGATCGGAATGGTGTTGGGGCTGACTGCCTCCTTCATATTCGGCGGGCTTCAGCTCGCGGGCCAGATCATCGGCTTCCAGCTTGGATTTTCTCTCATCAATGTCATCGACCCGCAGAGTGCGGTCGAAACCTCGGTCATCTCCATCCTGAACAACTTCATCGGCCTGACGCTGTTTCTGCTTGTCAACGGTCACCACTGGTTTTTCCAGGCCATCAGCGAGAGCCTGCAATACCTGCCCGCGGGTGGAGTGCAGTTGAAGGGCCCGCTGGTGGAGGAGGTCCTCAGGCTCAGCGGACAGATCTTTGTCTCCGGTCTGCGGATTGCAGGACCGGTGGTGGCCGTAACCGCAATTTCCGATGTCGTCATCGGCATGATCGGACGGGCTGCGCCGCAGATCAACATTCTCATTGTCGGCATGCCGGTAAAAACTCTGGTCGGCCTGGCCGGCTTGAGCATTGCCTTCTACTTTCTTCCCACCTTTCTGGGTGAATCGTTTTTCCAGCTGTCGCGCGACCTGATGGGCCTCGTGCACCACATGAGGTGA
- the flhB gene encoding flagellar biosynthesis protein FlhB codes for MAQRDGRTEKPTIRRLQKAREKGQTARSREVPAAVILMGGLLFLSFAGNRMLQDLQGQLSEFLRITPPPDFSITYVRALAHEALLRMGLLVLPLMMVVGVLGVAANLVQSGTTFSWHQLGFHFEKLMPTNGLSRIFSKNGAMELVKSLALVIVITYLSYQVIMQYLPLYPRLVLMDVKQLLYWTGLICYQVCLRVGIFLLLLAIADYAFQRYQFLEQLKMTKQEVKDEFKETEGDPFTRGRIRRIQREMARKRMMAAVPDADVVITNPTHYAVALSYKLEEMEAPQVVAKGVGFLAIKIKELAQKHDIPMVENRTLAQTLYKTVEVGAYIPVSLYKAVAEILAYIYKTRNKWRG; via the coding sequence ATGGCTCAGAGAGACGGCAGGACAGAGAAGCCCACAATCCGGCGTTTGCAAAAGGCGCGCGAGAAGGGCCAGACCGCGCGCAGCCGCGAGGTGCCTGCTGCGGTAATTCTCATGGGCGGACTCCTCTTCCTTTCATTCGCAGGCAATCGAATGCTCCAGGATCTGCAGGGGCAACTGAGCGAATTCCTGCGGATCACCCCGCCGCCGGATTTCTCCATCACCTATGTTCGTGCCCTCGCGCACGAAGCCTTGCTGAGGATGGGCTTGCTGGTCTTGCCGCTGATGATGGTTGTCGGCGTCCTCGGTGTGGCCGCGAACCTCGTGCAGAGCGGAACGACCTTTTCCTGGCACCAACTCGGATTTCACTTCGAAAAATTGATGCCCACCAACGGACTCTCACGTATCTTCTCCAAGAACGGGGCCATGGAGCTGGTCAAGAGCCTGGCGCTGGTGATTGTGATCACGTATCTCAGCTATCAGGTTATCATGCAGTACCTCCCCCTCTACCCGCGCCTGGTTTTGATGGACGTAAAGCAGCTTCTCTACTGGACCGGCCTGATCTGCTATCAGGTCTGCCTCAGGGTCGGCATCTTTCTCTTGCTCCTGGCCATAGCCGACTACGCCTTCCAGCGATATCAGTTCCTCGAGCAACTGAAGATGACGAAACAGGAAGTCAAGGACGAGTTCAAAGAGACGGAAGGCGATCCGTTTACCCGCGGGCGCATCCGGCGCATCCAGCGGGAGATGGCGCGCAAGCGCATGATGGCTGCCGTGCCCGACGCAGACGTGGTCATTACCAATCCTACACACTACGCCGTGGCGCTCTCCTATAAACTGGAGGAGATGGAGGCGCCGCAGGTGGTCGCCAAGGGTGTCGGATTTTTGGCGATCAAAATAAAAGAATTGGCACAAAAACACGACATTCCCATGGTCGAGAACCGCACGCTGGCCCAGACGCTGTATAAAACCGTCGAGGTTGGTGCCTACATTCCCGTTTCCCTGTACAAAGCGGTCGCTGAGATTCTGGCCTATATCTATAAGACACGCAACAAATGGCGGGGATAG